Proteins encoded together in one Vicia villosa cultivar HV-30 ecotype Madison, WI unplaced genomic scaffold, Vvil1.0 ctg.000927F_1_1, whole genome shotgun sequence window:
- the LOC131632325 gene encoding uncharacterized protein LOC131632325, with the protein MVIPDGLDVQGNLIPIVEEKVDSVFYHGSTSGQKNAPPSWVQDSPSWPSPQPNQKAKMPERGVPDTEVQEAKKSLTRESSSETSVPPHVLWKEARVGMDGVVKEDVQKVFEKCETLSQSISPDEGNDCRSILSRALDVPEYSGRVRGKGFGITPTSLKMKKQKALSNGELQETLYALQAEVRELKREKELREQASSCKATSDKGSIGCNFQPDLPKGISPCQLYLSSPTYRMVGKGKVHNTLGELLHTRPLPTGYLKVSVDIALEKDALLPHPDDVSDATLVGDAIGSFVAWPPSLISVDDEMHAKEIEDFCKGKKPEKVVAKKTDRDFTCVLIG; encoded by the exons ATGGTCATCCCTGATGGTTTGGATGTGCAAGGCAATTTGATCCCAAttgttgaagagaaggttgattctGTTTTCTATCATGGGTCTACCTCAGGTCAGAAGAATGCTCCACCATCCTGGGTTCAAGATTCTCCGTCTTGGCCTAGTCCTCAACCTAATCAGAAGGCCAAGATGCCTGAACGAGGTGTACCCGACACAGAGGTTCAGGAAGCCAAAAAGAGT TTAACAAGGGAGAGTAGTTCTGAAACATCTGTTCCACCACATGTTTTATGGAAGGAAGCCCGTGTGGGAATGGATGGAGTTGTCAAAGAAGATGttcaaaaagtttttgaaaaatgc GAGACTCTATCTCAGTCTATATCTCCAGATGAAGGCAATGATTGCAGGAGCATACTTAGCCGCGCATTAGATGTTCCTGAATATtctggtcgggtgaggggtaagggatTTGGAATCACTCCAACATCCTTGAAGATGAAAAAACAGAAGGCTCTTAGCAATGGAGAACTGCAGGAAACCTTGTATGCACTACAAGCTGAAGTCCGCGAATTGAAAAGGGAAAAAGAATTAAGAGAGCAAGCTTCAAGTTGTAAAGCTACTAGTGACAAAGGTAGTATCGGTTGTAATTTTCAACCGGATCTTCCAAag gGCATTTCACCTTGCCAACtctacttatcgtcaccgacttATCGGatggttggcaagggaaaagtgcataaCACTTTGGGAGAATTACTTCACACTAGACCGCTCCCTACCGGCTATTTGAAAGTATCGGTTGACATTGCTTTAGAGAAGGATGCGTTATTACCGCATCCTGACGATGTTTCGGATGCCACATTGGTGGGAGATGCAATAGGTTCGTTTGTTGCATGGCCGCCAAGCCTAATTAGTGTAGATGATGAG ATGCATGCTAAAGAGATTGAAGATTTTTGTAAGGGTAAGAAGCCTGAAAAGGTTGTTGCTAAGAagactgatcgcgactttacgtgtgtATTAATCggatga